One region of uncultured Sulfurimonas sp. genomic DNA includes:
- the smpB gene encoding SsrA-binding protein SmpB: MGETVAKNKKAYFDYFIEEKFEAGLVLTGSEVKGIRAHRVNLKDSFIRFVKGEAFLFNAHIGRLETTHHYYTHEERGSRKLLLHKKELAKMKKAVEKDGFTIVALGLYFNARNLAKIQIAIAKGKQLHDKREDLKQKDMKRDIARAMKDY; the protein is encoded by the coding sequence ATGGGCGAAACTGTAGCTAAAAATAAAAAAGCCTATTTTGATTATTTTATAGAAGAGAAGTTTGAGGCTGGATTGGTTCTTACGGGTAGTGAAGTAAAAGGCATACGTGCACATAGAGTAAATCTAAAAGATAGTTTTATCCGTTTTGTAAAGGGTGAAGCATTTCTTTTTAATGCTCATATAGGAAGATTAGAGACTACACATCACTACTACACCCACGAAGAAAGAGGTAGTAGAAAACTTCTTCTTCATAAAAAAGAGTTAGCAAAGATGAAAAAAGCTGTTGAAAAAGATGGCTTTACAATCGTAGCACTTGGCTTGTACTTTAATGCAAGAAACCTTGCAAAAATTCAAATAGCAATAGCTAAGGGTAAGCAATTACACGACAAAAGAGAGGACTTAAAACAAAAAGACATGAAGCGTGATATCGCTAGAGCTATGAAAGATTATTGA
- the truB gene encoding tRNA pseudouridine(55) synthase TruB (catalyzes isomerization of specific uridines in RNA to pseudouridine; responsible for residues in T loops of many tRNAs) — MNRLFVAYKPTGIGSNLFLSKLKRKYNNKKAGFSGTLDPFAKGVLLIGFGSHTKLFRFLNKTPKTYRATLWLGAASDSLDSEMIENVEMIKEFPLKKIQEVVKSLEGELEYEPPIFSAKRINGQRAYDLARAGKEFTLNKINSSIYKTELISYCHPFITFEAKVSEGTYIRSLGRIIANRLGVKHGSLSALERLSEGQFKFENEKPLDIKKSLNIKENFYNGDADNLKYGRVLALEDLEIQENGNYWLDNGDNISIINIENKSVKYELGRIYIC; from the coding sequence ATGAACCGACTCTTTGTAGCATATAAACCTACAGGAATCGGCTCAAACCTTTTTTTATCAAAACTAAAAAGAAAATATAACAATAAAAAAGCTGGTTTTTCAGGAACACTTGACCCTTTTGCAAAGGGAGTTTTGCTTATAGGTTTTGGCTCTCATACGAAACTCTTTAGATTTTTAAATAAAACTCCTAAAACTTACAGAGCGACTTTGTGGTTAGGAGCTGCATCTGATTCTCTTGATAGTGAGATGATAGAAAATGTAGAGATGATTAAAGAGTTTCCTTTAAAAAAAATTCAAGAGGTTGTAAAATCTTTAGAGGGCGAACTTGAGTATGAACCTCCTATATTTAGTGCAAAACGCATAAACGGTCAAAGAGCTTATGATTTAGCTCGTGCAGGAAAAGAGTTTACTCTTAACAAAATAAACTCTAGCATCTATAAAACAGAGCTAATAAGTTATTGTCATCCATTTATAACTTTTGAAGCTAAAGTATCTGAGGGTACATATATTCGCTCACTAGGTCGCATAATTGCAAATAGACTAGGAGTAAAGCATGGAAGTTTAAGTGCTTTAGAGAGACTAAGCGAGGGGCAGTTTAAGTTTGAAAATGAAAAGCCTCTTGATATTAAAAAATCTTTAAATATAAAAGAGAACTTTTACAATGGAGATGCTGATAATCTTAAATATGGAAGAGTTCTTGCTTTAGAAGATTTAGAGATACAAGAAAATGGAAATTATTGGCTTGATAATGGTGATAATATTTCTATTATAAATATAGAAAACAAAAGTGTAAAATATGAACTAGGTAGGATATATATATGTTAG
- a CDS encoding LysR family transcriptional regulator, whose product MLKDFAKLQTFLMVIKEKSFSKASAKLGISQPAVTQQIKFIEDYLDTKIVERKKNGILLTKEGEDLYRIAVKLDKAISNSEKELLKIINKEFTFVMGASNAIGNYVLPNYLGEIKQRIGNEVYMHVDLSSNIIDQLEEKKIDVALIESPEFRDGIIYREWVTDELVLFSNQPIKKQLSAEDLFEFDWICRNEDSHTRKLTSEVFEELGVQCTNFNVLAVLASPTSIKESILNADKNAQRPLVSIMSRHVVQSEIESGRLYEARLKNYKIERNFYIAYSKERKHDAFVDNVVHYLLSLNKI is encoded by the coding sequence ATGTTAAAAGATTTTGCCAAATTACAAACTTTTCTTATGGTAATAAAAGAGAAAAGTTTCTCTAAGGCATCTGCAAAATTAGGTATTTCACAACCAGCAGTTACTCAACAAATCAAATTTATAGAAGATTATCTAGATACTAAGATAGTAGAAAGAAAAAAGAACGGAATTTTACTTACTAAAGAGGGTGAAGACCTTTATAGAATAGCAGTAAAACTTGATAAAGCTATCTCAAACAGTGAAAAAGAACTTCTTAAGATCATAAACAAAGAGTTCACTTTTGTTATGGGTGCTTCAAATGCTATTGGTAACTATGTTCTTCCAAATTATCTAGGTGAAATAAAACAAAGAATAGGTAATGAAGTCTATATGCATGTTGATTTGTCTTCAAATATCATAGATCAACTTGAAGAGAAAAAAATTGATGTAGCCCTTATAGAATCCCCAGAATTTAGAGATGGCATCATTTATAGAGAATGGGTTACTGATGAACTTGTACTTTTTTCAAACCAACCGATTAAAAAGCAACTATCTGCTGAAGATTTATTTGAGTTTGATTGGATTTGTCGTAATGAAGATTCTCATACTAGAAAACTTACTTCTGAAGTATTTGAAGAGCTAGGCGTACAATGTACAAACTTTAATGTACTTGCAGTTTTAGCATCTCCTACATCTATTAAAGAGTCTATCTTAAATGCTGACAAAAATGCACAAAGACCTTTAGTCTCAATTATGTCACGTCATGTTGTTCAGTCTGAAATTGAATCTGGAAGACTTTACGAAGCTAGACTTAAAAACTATAAAATAGAAAGAAACTTTTATATTGCTTACTCTAAAGAGAGAAAGCACGACGCATTTGTAGATAATGTTGTTCATTACTTACTATCTCTAAATAAAATCTAA
- a CDS encoding UvrD-helicase domain-containing protein: MDKIFQRLNESQSQAVKQSEGPVLILAGAGSGKTTTIVSRLAYLIEVLGIPASNTLTLTFTNKAAKEMRERALEMIEDVSYPPLLCTFHKFGLLFLKFNIHLLNRQNNFVVIDTDDKKRIIKKINSEIPTPLIASEISRYKNSLLTPDDAYKQAELFNYQQIAKVYEEYEAYLIENNLVDFDDLIALTYKLLDENPELAKTTSQKYQYIMIDEYQDTNELQLKLLQKLCTSHNNLCVVGDDDQSIYGWRGAHIRNIMEFDQDFKGTSVFKLENNYRSKEPILRVANALIEHNRSRLGKKLIPTRGSGDDVSILNSYDENEESRKIAQQIQKLLNSGVKPNDIAILYRVNVLSRSIEEGLNRSGIAYKLVGGLRFYDRAEIKDLISYIRIITNFHDDFSFKRVVNKPKRGLGKASIEKIELAAHANETSIYEYIKKTSLADLETLVRKKNAKTLKAFIKDVENVSKVARESTYEFIDVLEKTFHLKDIYAGMQDEADRILNMDEFYGLFRDFVKKSPASGLDEFLNELTLQSEQDQVEGESIYMMSIHASKGLEFEHIFIIGLEEGFLPLVGEGSDLEEERRLGYVSFTRAKESLTLSHAGSRFYKGRRSDLEKSRFFNEAGLCEGSLKVEKNTAFKKGDLVRHKIFGTGRVNGVSKSGREFKLNINFAGTKRDILASFVERL, encoded by the coding sequence ATGGATAAAATATTTCAAAGATTAAATGAGTCACAAAGTCAAGCTGTAAAGCAATCAGAGGGTCCAGTTTTGATTTTAGCAGGAGCTGGAAGCGGTAAGACAACGACTATTGTTTCTCGTCTTGCTTACCTTATAGAAGTTCTTGGCATTCCTGCATCTAACACTTTAACTTTAACTTTTACAAATAAAGCCGCAAAAGAGATGCGAGAGCGCGCTCTTGAGATGATTGAAGATGTTTCTTACCCTCCACTTTTATGTACATTCCATAAGTTTGGATTATTATTCTTAAAGTTTAATATTCATCTCTTAAATAGACAAAACAACTTTGTCGTAATAGATACAGATGATAAAAAACGTATAATAAAAAAGATAAACTCTGAGATTCCAACTCCGCTGATTGCAAGTGAGATATCAAGATACAAAAATTCACTTCTCACTCCTGATGATGCTTATAAGCAAGCAGAACTTTTTAACTATCAACAAATTGCAAAAGTTTATGAAGAGTATGAAGCTTACTTAATAGAAAATAATCTTGTAGATTTTGATGACCTTATAGCGCTAACTTACAAACTTTTAGATGAAAATCCTGAACTTGCAAAAACAACATCTCAAAAGTATCAATATATTATGATTGATGAGTATCAAGATACAAATGAACTGCAATTAAAACTTCTTCAAAAACTTTGTACTTCACATAATAACTTGTGTGTTGTTGGAGATGATGATCAGAGCATCTATGGATGGCGTGGGGCGCATATTAGAAATATTATGGAGTTTGACCAAGATTTTAAAGGTACATCAGTTTTTAAATTGGAAAATAATTATCGTTCAAAAGAACCGATTTTAAGGGTTGCAAATGCACTTATTGAACATAATCGTTCTCGTCTTGGTAAAAAACTCATCCCTACTCGTGGTTCAGGCGATGATGTAAGTATTTTAAACTCTTATGATGAAAATGAAGAGTCAAGAAAAATAGCACAACAGATACAAAAGCTTTTAAATTCTGGAGTGAAACCAAATGACATAGCTATTTTGTATCGCGTTAATGTTTTAAGTCGTTCTATAGAAGAGGGCTTAAATCGCTCAGGTATAGCATACAAACTTGTTGGTGGGCTTAGATTTTATGATAGAGCGGAGATAAAAGACCTTATCTCTTATATCAGAATTATTACTAATTTTCATGATGATTTTTCATTTAAGCGAGTAGTAAATAAGCCTAAAAGAGGATTGGGAAAAGCTAGTATAGAAAAGATTGAACTAGCAGCACACGCAAATGAAACTTCTATTTATGAATACATCAAAAAGACTTCTTTAGCAGATTTAGAAACACTTGTGCGAAAGAAAAATGCTAAGACTTTAAAAGCTTTTATAAAAGATGTAGAAAATGTTTCAAAAGTAGCACGTGAGTCAACCTATGAATTTATAGATGTTTTAGAAAAAACTTTTCATCTAAAAGATATCTATGCTGGGATGCAAGATGAAGCAGATAGAATTTTAAATATGGATGAGTTTTATGGATTGTTTCGTGATTTTGTAAAAAAATCTCCAGCATCTGGACTTGATGAATTTTTAAATGAGCTTACACTTCAAAGTGAGCAAGACCAAGTTGAGGGTGAGAGCATCTATATGATGAGTATTCATGCTTCTAAAGGTTTAGAATTTGAACATATCTTTATCATAGGACTTGAAGAGGGGTTTTTACCTCTTGTGGGTGAAGGAAGTGATTTAGAAGAAGAGCGACGTTTAGGTTATGTTTCATTTACAAGAGCGAAAGAGAGCTTAACTCTTTCTCATGCCGGAAGTAGATTTTATAAGGGTCGAAGAAGTGATTTGGAAAAAAGTAGGTTTTTTAATGAAGCTGGACTTTGTGAAGGTTCACTAAAAGTAGAAAAAAATACAGCTTTTAAAAAAGGCGATTTAGTACGTCACAAAATTTTTGGAACAGGAAGAGTTAATGGAGTTAGTAAAAGTGGCAGAGAGTTTAAACTAAATATTAACTTTGCAGGAACTAAGAGAGATATCCTTGCATCTTTCGTTGAGCGCTTATGA
- a CDS encoding M23 family metallopeptidase, with protein MKFFYLFLVFASTLFSFNIEISSSTISNGRTAIIKFDKEKNIEYKELLCDEKSYKIYDHPQDVTKMYVLLPVSYYEKPSDKKVELIYREDAKEKSKFLFFRIEDGKYKKEKIQVQKSKVNPKGEEVKKRIAKEYSEAMKIYSTSTSVSHISSKFIAPMDSKITSSFGKARIYNDTLSGYHSGTDYRAKVGTPIKASNDGKVVLVKDRFYSGGTVILDHGHGIYTCYYHMSDFNVKNGQSVKKADIIGLSGVSGRVTGPHLHFSVRVNSEQVDPLQFIELLNKNLF; from the coding sequence ATGAAGTTTTTTTATCTTTTTTTAGTGTTTGCATCTACACTTTTTTCTTTTAATATAGAGATTTCAAGCTCCACTATATCAAATGGTAGAACTGCGATTATTAAGTTTGATAAAGAAAAAAACATAGAGTATAAAGAACTTTTATGTGATGAAAAATCTTATAAAATATATGATCATCCTCAAGATGTTACAAAAATGTACGTTTTGCTTCCTGTAAGTTATTATGAAAAACCAAGTGATAAAAAAGTTGAGCTTATTTATCGTGAGGACGCTAAAGAAAAAAGTAAATTTTTATTTTTTCGTATAGAAGATGGAAAATATAAAAAAGAGAAGATTCAAGTACAAAAATCAAAAGTAAACCCAAAAGGTGAAGAGGTTAAAAAAAGAATAGCAAAAGAGTATTCTGAAGCTATGAAAATTTACTCTACTTCAACTTCTGTTAGTCATATTTCATCAAAGTTTATAGCTCCAATGGATAGTAAAATAACAAGCTCATTTGGAAAAGCTAGAATTTACAATGATACCTTAAGTGGTTATCATAGTGGAACTGATTATAGAGCTAAAGTTGGAACACCTATAAAAGCTAGCAATGATGGCAAAGTTGTCTTGGTCAAAGATAGATTTTACTCTGGTGGAACTGTTATTTTAGATCATGGGCATGGTATATATACTTGCTACTATCATATGAGTGATTTTAATGTAAAAAATGGACAAAGTGTAAAAAAAGCAGATATTATAGGTTTATCTGGAGTTAGTGGCAGAGTTACAGGACCTCATTTACATTTTAGTGTTAGAGTAAACTCAGAACAAGTTGATCCACTACAATTTATCGAGTTACTTAATAAAAATTTATTTTAA
- a CDS encoding 4-(cytidine 5'-diphospho)-2-C-methyl-D-erythritol kinase: MKVYKAYAKVNIFLKITGKRGNYHEIISRFMRVASLYDELCFAPKSKAEFEIIGDFSCKMQQNTIYKAYLALREATKSDSLDKLMDSYAIKVKKSIPAFAGLGGGSSDAATYLMMCNEVLHLGLSKNELAQIGLKVGADVAFFIYGYDSANVSGIGEIVEEFKEDLLEFEVYTPKVEISTPKVYISYRENFYAPIDASEIQELKHKTSLEVLNSMSVKEANDLFEPALREYSELKNYYKDGYYFSGSGSSFFKIKES, encoded by the coding sequence ATGAAAGTTTACAAAGCTTATGCTAAAGTAAATATATTTTTAAAAATAACAGGCAAACGAGGTAATTATCATGAAATTATCTCAAGATTTATGAGAGTGGCTTCTTTATATGATGAACTCTGTTTTGCTCCAAAAAGTAAAGCTGAATTTGAAATTATTGGTGATTTTTCTTGTAAAATGCAACAAAATACCATATATAAAGCTTATTTGGCTCTAAGAGAGGCTACAAAGTCAGATTCATTAGATAAGTTAATGGATAGTTATGCCATAAAGGTTAAAAAATCCATTCCAGCTTTTGCAGGTCTTGGTGGTGGAAGTAGCGATGCTGCAACATATCTTATGATGTGCAATGAAGTTTTGCATCTAGGACTTAGCAAAAATGAACTAGCCCAAATAGGCTTAAAAGTAGGTGCTGATGTTGCGTTTTTTATATATGGATATGATAGTGCAAATGTTAGTGGCATCGGTGAGATAGTAGAAGAGTTTAAAGAAGATTTATTGGAGTTTGAAGTTTATACTCCAAAAGTAGAGATAAGTACACCAAAAGTATATATAAGCTATAGAGAAAATTTTTACGCACCTATAGATGCAAGTGAGATTCAAGAGTTAAAACATAAGACTTCATTAGAAGTTTTAAATAGTATGAGTGTAAAAGAGGCAAATGATTTATTTGAACCAGCACTTAGAGAGTATAGTGAGTTGAAAAATTACTATAAAGATGGATACTACTTCAGCGGAAGCGGTAGTAGTTTTTTTAAAATAAAGGAAAGTTAA
- the csrA gene encoding carbon storage regulator CsrA → MLVLARKLDESIVIGDNINVKIISIDKGVVKLGIDAPRDVTIIRNELLEDVKDSNIAASKEYSQDDLSLLSKIIKK, encoded by the coding sequence ATGTTAGTATTAGCTAGAAAACTAGATGAATCAATTGTTATCGGAGATAATATAAACGTAAAAATTATATCTATCGATAAGGGCGTAGTAAAGCTAGGCATAGATGCACCAAGAGATGTAACTATCATAAGAAATGAGCTATTAGAAGATGTAAAAGATTCAAATATTGCGGCTTCAAAAGAGTATAGTCAAGATGATCTTAGTTTACTTAGTAAAATTATTAAAAAATAG
- a CDS encoding aminotransferase class IV family protein, which produces MSEKYLETIKSLDGKIYNLSYHQKRYERVLSSLGFSEFKSLQKYLNPPSLGLYRCRLIYDENEVVVTYHSYKKRNIKKLKLVYDDFIEYSNKSTDRKELDLLFEKREECDDVLIIKNSLVSDTTIANVAFFKDGLWFTPKKPLLKGTTRQRLLEEKKIIQIDIKVEDLNNYTKIALMNAMVDFDIITQYNLKDIIC; this is translated from the coding sequence GTGAGTGAAAAATATTTAGAAACTATAAAATCACTTGATGGAAAAATTTATAATCTTTCGTATCATCAAAAAAGATATGAAAGAGTTCTAAGTTCATTGGGATTTAGTGAGTTTAAAAGTTTGCAAAAATATTTAAATCCACCAAGTTTGGGTCTTTACAGATGCAGACTTATCTATGATGAAAATGAAGTAGTCGTCACTTATCATAGCTATAAAAAAAGAAATATTAAAAAATTAAAGCTAGTTTATGATGATTTTATAGAGTATTCTAATAAATCTACAGATAGAAAAGAGTTAGATCTCTTATTTGAAAAAAGAGAAGAGTGTGATGATGTTTTAATCATTAAAAATTCATTAGTAAGTGATACAACGATAGCAAATGTTGCTTTTTTTAAAGATGGTCTATGGTTTACACCAAAAAAACCACTCTTAAAGGGAACGACCAGACAAAGACTTCTTGAAGAGAAAAAAATAATACAAATAGATATAAAAGTAGAAGATTTAAATAACTATACAAAAATAGCCTTGATGAATGCTATGGTAGATTTTGATATAATTACGCAATACAATTTAAAGGATATTATTTGTTAG